TCAGTGCTTGGTACAGGTCTCCCTTTTCTAATAGTTTTGGTCGGAGGGCAGTCACTGAGCGCCGAGCTTCAGCAAGTCCAGTACGCGCCAACTCATCGGCTGTTTCTAGGTGTGCTTGTGCCATGGCTGGTTTTTTGGTGATGAGCTCTGTCGCCGCTCCAATATGCAGCAAAATACCTGTAAACGCTTGCGCTAGTGCATCGTGAATTTCTCGTGCCATGCGGTTGCGTTCCTCTAAAATTGAGGCTTCTTCAGCACGTTTTTGATCGCTAATATCTGTGATCAGGCTGTAGAATCCTCTCACTTGAGTATTGGCATCGAAATCGGGGATCAGGGTACCACTGATCGACTTTTTACCTACTGGAAAGGGAATTTCCGCCTCCAGATTTACAGTTTGCCCTGCAAACACTTGATTAATAAACGGTTCAACTCTCTGATAAACTGTTTTATCCAGCAATTCATAGACATATTTGCCCAGAATTTCATCTCGGCTCAGGTCAAACCAGATCTCATAGGTGCGGTTAATAAATTGATAGCGGCAATTGGCATCTACATAGCTGACCAGAGCGGGGAGAGCGTCGGTGATCAACCTTAACTCCTGTTCTCGGTGGCGCAGTTCGGCTTCGCTTTGCTGTAAGGCTGTAGTTCGTTCTGTTACCTGTTGCTCTAAAGTGCGGTTGTAATTGGCTAAGAAGTGTTCTGCTTGCTTACGCTCAGTGATGTCTTGAAAGACAGCGATCGCATAATCAACATTGCCCTGTTCATCAAAGACTGGTGTTCCCCACACCTCAACTGGAATGATTTTGTCGTTTTGGTGAATCTCTAGATCGTCTATCGTCGTGCGATCGCCGCTCAATGCCCGGACGATAGGTAGCTTCTCAGTAGGATAGTTTTGATCGGTTCCTGCTAGATAAAATTGATAAACCTCTGGGATTAGATCTGGTGTCGCTGTGGGGTCAACGCCTTTGCCCATTAGCTGCATGCCCCGTTGATTGACGTAGTAAGCGCGACCCGTTGCATCCAAAACTCCAATGCCGACTGGAACCGCTTCGAGAAATTGTTTCATTCTACTTTCGCTAGCACGTAACTTGGAGTAGAGCTTGGCATTTTCAATGGCGATCGCTGCCTGGGATGATAACAGGTTCAACACTTGCGATCGCTCTGGTGGGAAAGCTCCAGTTACTAGTTGATTTTCTAGATACAACACACCGACAAGCTTACTTTGATTCAGGAGTGGCAGACAGAGAAGTGATTGAATTTGATGGTGCTGAATATAGGGATCATGAATGAAATTGCCTTCACGAGTGGCATTATTCAAGATCACAGATTCGTGACTCCGAATCACGTACTGAGTGATTGATTCTGGCAAACGATTTGCAGTGGGCAGCGATTCCAACACCCGTGTAGTACAGACCTGCTCTCCTTCGCTGAGTTCACAAGCTGCTGCGATCGCCCATTCTCCCGCGTTTTCCAAAATCAGGCATCCAGTTTGTGCCCCAGCCGTCTCAATTAAGAGCTGCATCAAAGAGCGGAGCAATTGTTCCAATTCAATTTCACTAGATATCGCCTGAGAAGCTTTCAGTACCGCTGCTAAATCTAAAGCAAGGTCTGAGCGATTAGAGGTGGTTCCAGAAGTTTTATGGGTTGGCGAAGCTGCATCCGAAGATTGAGGAAAGAACTGTGGGTAGCGAGTTTCTAAATCTTTTACCTTTGCAATCGCTCCCCAGCGCTCATAGCAGTAGCGGGCTTCTTTCATGTAGGTGTGGGCAAACTTTTCCCTGCCACGAGATAGGTAAAATTTTGCAGCTAATTCATAGGCTAATGCCTCTTCCTGAATATACTCGTTCTCCTTGGCTCCTTGAATCGCTTGTTCATAGAACTCTTCTGCCTCAAACCACTGACCCAGAACTCGTGCCGTCTCTGCTTGCACTAGATGATATTTGTGCAAATAATTCATGGGCGCGTAATGTGCCGCTCGTTTAAGTTTCTCCTGACTAGCAGTAATTTTTTTGAGGATTTCCTCCTGCACTTGAGCGCTACTTCCAGAGTATGTTGCGAGTCTTGCTAGAGAGCTATAGAGGTGGTAAAAATGCTCAGCGGGAGACTCGATTGGTTGGATCAAATAACTTTCTGCTAGGGTTGAGTTTTCAACTGCCTGAGAGTACTCAGAAAACAGATAGCATAGAAAAGTTTTCTGAGAATACATCTTAAACATTAAGTCATTGATTTCATGGTGCGGCGGTCTGTTCTCCTCATTGTAAGATTTGCCAACGAGACGGGTTGGATTAGCTGAGCATCCCATCAAATTTAATACAGACTGATGAAATAATTGATTCCAGGTTAATGCTGCTTCCTGTTTAATTTGACGGATTGCTTCACTGTATATCGTCATCTCGTCTTCAAGTTTCATGAGTTCCTTTCCGACGATAAAGGAGTAAAAACAGTAACCATGAGCGCAATAGGCAGCAAACTCCAAAGCCCCAGTTTCTAGACCACTTTGATAGCCTTCTAGTAATGGCTCCAGCGCTTTTCTGATGTGTTCTTTCCAATGGATGATGTATACATTTACGAACAGCAGTGTTCTGGCTCTGAGGGAATGAGTATGAGGCTGTGACAACTGCCTTAAAGCAAGCTGTCCAAACTGGTAGCCAGCCTCTATGTTTCTACCTATTCCACAAAGAATTACCCCAAAGGTAGCATACGCAAAATGTGATACAAACGTATTACCATAATGGATTAACAAGTTGATCTGTTTAAACGCAAGCAGAGGCATTAGATTAGGAGCCGCAATATGGGCAGCAACCGTTATACTTGATAAAATTTGCATCACCGCCAACTTTTCTGGCTCAGTCATTTCTGGTAGATGAATCAAGTCTTTAATCGGTCTCTCATGGAAGCGGGATGTGATTATGTCTAGTTCAAGGCGAATATCTAACTGACTTGGCTTTTCAGGAAAGTTAACCCCCAGTTGCTGCAAAATTTGCAGTGCCGTATTAATCGCTTTTAATGGTTGGCTCTGCGACATGCAGGTTTGAACTTTGACTTCATAAACTTTTACGGTGTCGAGAACCGTTTTAGCTTCTTGCAGAATGATCGCTGCCCAGGATTCTACCTGCTCAAAGTCACCACACAGGTAAGCAACTTCTGTTGTTTCTAAATATAAATCTAGTGTCAGCTTGTAGTTAGTTTTCCAGCTAGAAGATGCTAGCCATTCTCGGGCTGTAGCTAAATACTTTTTCGCCGATCTGTAGGCGATCGCTGCCTTTGCTTTCTGCCCTGCCATTAAATTTAATTTGGCAATCTCAGTTCGTTCACCTGCATTAGTAACAAGTTCGATCCCGTGATTTAGATGATCAACTGCTTCAAATAGCCAATTTGACAGGGGTTCTAATAAGGTTTTTTCGAGGAGATTGCGACCAATTTGTAGATGAATAACTTGTTTTTGTGACGCATCAATCAAAGCATAAGCAGCTTGCTGAACGCGATCGTGCGAAAATTTGTACTGCTGAACTAATAAGTCCTCATCTAGTTCAGAGAGAGGCTGAATGAATCCTTTCTGAATCGCTGGCAGTAAATCTCTAAATACTCTATTGGAAGACTGCCCACAAGCGATCGCTAAAGTATCTAAATCAAATTCGGCTCCAATACAAGCTGCTAGCCGTAGAGCGTGCTGCGTGCTTTCTGGCAGTTTCTTCAACTTGACCAGCATCAGATCTACAACATTATCGGTGATGTTTTGGGCTTGAATATCAGGAATATTCCAATGCCACCTTGAATTCGCAGCATCAAAACTTAGTAAGTTTTCACTAGACAATAATCTTAAAAACTCATTGACAAAAAAAGGATTTCCCTCGGTTTTGCGTAATACTAATTGAGCCAAAGGATGAACAATTTTGATATCTTGATTGAGTGTCTCAGCAATCAACTGACTCAACGGCTTCAGCGCTAATGGTGCCAGAACAATTTCCTGAAGCACTACCCCTTGTTTTCGCAGTCTCTCTAGTGTTAATACCAGCGGATGGGTTGGATTGACTTCATTGTCTCGATAAGCTCCAATTAAAAATAAAAATTGAACTTGTTCATCGAGTAATAGCAGCTCAATTAATTTCAGCGTAGCGGAGTCAATCCACTGCAAATCATCTAAAAAGATGACTAAAGGATGTTTCTTAGAACAAAACACCCGCACAAATTGCTGAAAAACGCGATTGAAACGATTCTGCGCTTCCGTTGCTCCCACTTGCACGACAGAAGGTTGCTTGCCAATAATTAACTCTACTTCCGGAATCACATCAATGATCAGTTGTCCATTGTTTCCCAAAGCTGTCAGCAAGCGCGATCGCCACTGTTGCACCTGCTCATTAGGTTCGCCCAGCAGTTGTTGTACTAATTTTTGTAGAGCCTGGGCGATCGCACTATAGGGGATATTGCGTTGAAGTTGGTCAAATTTACCAGAGGTAAAGTAGCCACGTCTTACCGTGATGGGTTTGTAGAGTTCTTGGACTAAAGCTGATTTACCAATACCAGCACAGCCAGAGACGAGCAGCATTTCAGAAGATGCAGAGATAGGGGGACGTGGGGATGGGGAGATATCTTGGTTCTCTGCGTCTCCTTCTCTCTTCGTCTCTATTTCACATCTTCCGGCTATTCTGTTAAACGCTGCCAGTAGCGCGGTAATTTCTGCATCGCGCCCATACAGTTTTTGGGGAATTTGAAACTGATTAGAAACATCCTGTAGACCCAGGTGCAAGCTACCGATTCGGCCTGTTTCTATTAGTTGCTGGGCACAGAGTTCTAAATCCGCTGTGATGCCTCCAGCACTCTGATAGCGCTCCTCAGCATTTTTTGCCATCAGTTTTAAGACGATATCTGAAATGGCTTTAGGGATCGCTGCACTCAGCTCATGCGGCGGCACAGGCTGTTTGGCAATATGGCA
This Trichocoleus desertorum ATA4-8-CV12 DNA region includes the following protein-coding sequences:
- a CDS encoding AAA family ATPase is translated as MISLPNVIVKGKIYESCNSLVYRGIRKQDNLAVILKVLKQDYPTPTELIRYKQEYEITQSLNLEGVIKAYAQQEYQRTLVILLEDFGGESLEKWMWDTAKTYCPTPLPEFLRFAMTVTQILGDIHAAHVIHKDINPSNIVLNPQTGQIKVIDFGISTRLGCTNPTFNHPNILEGTLAYISPEQTGRMNRLLDYRTDFYSLGVTFYQLLTGQLPFPATDILELVHCHIAKQPVPPHELSAAIPKAISDIVLKLMAKNAEERYQSAGGITADLELCAQQLIETGRIGSLHLGLQDVSNQFQIPQKLYGRDAEITALLAAFNRIAGRCEIETKREGDAENQDISPSPRPPISASSEMLLVSGCAGIGKSALVQELYKPITVRRGYFTSGKFDQLQRNIPYSAIAQALQKLVQQLLGEPNEQVQQWRSRLLTALGNNGQLIIDVIPEVELIIGKQPSVVQVGATEAQNRFNRVFQQFVRVFCSKKHPLVIFLDDLQWIDSATLKLIELLLLDEQVQFLFLIGAYRDNEVNPTHPLVLTLERLRKQGVVLQEIVLAPLALKPLSQLIAETLNQDIKIVHPLAQLVLRKTEGNPFFVNEFLRLLSSENLLSFDAANSRWHWNIPDIQAQNITDNVVDLMLVKLKKLPESTQHALRLAACIGAEFDLDTLAIACGQSSNRVFRDLLPAIQKGFIQPLSELDEDLLVQQYKFSHDRVQQAAYALIDASQKQVIHLQIGRNLLEKTLLEPLSNWLFEAVDHLNHGIELVTNAGERTEIAKLNLMAGQKAKAAIAYRSAKKYLATAREWLASSSWKTNYKLTLDLYLETTEVAYLCGDFEQVESWAAIILQEAKTVLDTVKVYEVKVQTCMSQSQPLKAINTALQILQQLGVNFPEKPSQLDIRLELDIITSRFHERPIKDLIHLPEMTEPEKLAVMQILSSITVAAHIAAPNLMPLLAFKQINLLIHYGNTFVSHFAYATFGVILCGIGRNIEAGYQFGQLALRQLSQPHTHSLRARTLLFVNVYIIHWKEHIRKALEPLLEGYQSGLETGALEFAAYCAHGYCFYSFIVGKELMKLEDEMTIYSEAIRQIKQEAALTWNQLFHQSVLNLMGCSANPTRLVGKSYNEENRPPHHEINDLMFKMYSQKTFLCYLFSEYSQAVENSTLAESYLIQPIESPAEHFYHLYSSLARLATYSGSSAQVQEEILKKITASQEKLKRAAHYAPMNYLHKYHLVQAETARVLGQWFEAEEFYEQAIQGAKENEYIQEEALAYELAAKFYLSRGREKFAHTYMKEARYCYERWGAIAKVKDLETRYPQFFPQSSDAASPTHKTSGTTSNRSDLALDLAAVLKASQAISSEIELEQLLRSLMQLLIETAGAQTGCLILENAGEWAIAAACELSEGEQVCTTRVLESLPTANRLPESITQYVIRSHESVILNNATREGNFIHDPYIQHHQIQSLLCLPLLNQSKLVGVLYLENQLVTGAFPPERSQVLNLLSSQAAIAIENAKLYSKLRASESRMKQFLEAVPVGIGVLDATGRAYYVNQRGMQLMGKGVDPTATPDLIPEVYQFYLAGTDQNYPTEKLPIVRALSGDRTTIDDLEIHQNDKIIPVEVWGTPVFDEQGNVDYAIAVFQDITERKQAEHFLANYNRTLEQQVTERTTALQQSEAELRHREQELRLITDALPALVSYVDANCRYQFINRTYEIWFDLSRDEILGKYVYELLDKTVYQRVEPFINQVFAGQTVNLEAEIPFPVGKKSISGTLIPDFDANTQVRGFYSLITDISDQKRAEEASILEERNRMAREIHDALAQAFTGILLHIGAATELITKKPAMAQAHLETADELARTGLAEARRSVTALRPKLLEKGDLYQALNHLTAQMKSSTDTHITCEMMGIVYALLPNVENNLLRIGQEALTNAIKYANATEIRVELAYEEIQCLLRVKDNGQGFEVKQGYPTKGFGLLGMSERVEQMGGELIIHSQPNQGTEIIVVVNRE